In one Bacteroidota bacterium genomic region, the following are encoded:
- a CDS encoding Na+/H+ antiporter subunit E, translating into MKTLKMIYYIPEFIVFYLAKLVQANFYMAFIILSPKMKTQPSFIEFPLKIKSSAGLLLFSNLISMTPGSLSTDISDDKKTLLIHALLISDDQKIIEEIESIQKRILRLTN; encoded by the coding sequence ATGAAAACATTGAAGATGATATATTATATTCCGGAGTTTATTGTGTTTTACCTGGCAAAACTGGTGCAAGCCAATTTTTACATGGCTTTTATTATTTTATCGCCAAAAATGAAAACACAACCCAGTTTTATCGAATTCCCGCTCAAAATAAAATCATCGGCGGGTTTGTTGCTGTTCAGTAACCTGATTTCGATGACCCCCGGCTCTCTTAGCACTGATATTAGTGATGACAAAAAAACATTGCTTATACATGCATTGTTGATAAGCGACGACCAAAAAATAATTGAAGAAATCGAAAGTATTCAGAAACGGATTTTAAGATTAACAAATTAA